Proteins encoded by one window of Nicotiana tabacum cultivar K326 chromosome 10, ASM71507v2, whole genome shotgun sequence:
- the LOC142165500 gene encoding uncharacterized protein LOC142165500 has protein sequence MANGQAESINKVIINNLKKRLEESKGRWPEVLPGVLWAYRTTTKTSTGERPFSLVYGVEALIPVEIGEKVRDILKKGGKTALIRMAAQKQVIERYYNRKAHLRYFKIGDYILKKVFQSTRAANAGKLSPNWEGPYKIRGIVGKCAYEL, from the exons ATGGCcaatggacaagctgaatcaataAATAAAGTTATTATCAACAACTTAAAGAAAAGACTAGAAGAATCAAAGGGTAGGTGGCCAGAGGTACTGCCTGGAGTCttgtgggcttaccgaacaacaacaaaaacaagtacgGGAGAGAGACCGTTCTCGCTTGTATATGGTgttgaagccttaattccagttgaaataggggAGAAAGTACGAGATATACTCAAG AAAGGAGGGAAAACTGCCTTAATAAGGATGGCAGCGCAAAAACAAGTTATTGAGCGATATTACAATCGGAAAGCTCATctcagatacttcaagattggagACTACATACTCAAGAAAGTCTTCCAATCCACGAGAGCAGCTAATGCAGGAAAGTtaagtccaaattgggaagggcCTTACAAGATTCGTGGTATCGTAGGAAAATGTGCATATGAGCTTTAA